Below is a window of Onychostoma macrolepis isolate SWU-2019 chromosome 06, ASM1243209v1, whole genome shotgun sequence DNA.
CAAggcaaaattatgagataaaaatcaTAGTGaaagattatttgtttttaattaagtttagTCAAATGTATTTGCAATCAACTGTAGCCACCTGTACTTATGTTTACAAAAGTATGAACCAAATGGCCCATATAATTAGCCTCTTAGGTCAACATCAGGTCAATGAATCAttggctctccatgggagaggTCCTATTAGGTCATCATAAGGCTACACTATCATTGGCTCTCCATGGGGTgttattgtattgtttgtagcACATTTGTTACCAGGTATAAAGGTCTGGTCTCACAGACAGTACCTTGGGTTAAGATTGTTTGAAGGATGACATGCTAACATCACTGCTGAAGAACTGCTACACTGCTACCTTCAATAAATTCTTCTCCCCACAAGAACTTTGGTCAAGCttacttattttatgtattagagAAATCTAGTACATTGGCGAGCCACCCAAACTACTGCTCagccaaatacagcaaaatctaACAATAGCTATgacaaaaagttgaaattatgagataaagtcTTCTATGACAGAAGTGAACATGACGCATATAATATTTTCAACAATTTATCTcttcatttcaaattttaatgatctatttttgtcttttatatctcataattattacttagtatttcataattttgactttttatgtcatatttatgacttttcatttcattatgatttaccaaagcatgattttttttttcttatgtggaTGAAATAGGATGCCATGGAAATATGAGGTAGTGTCTCACCATCAAAAAAGTCCTGTTTCTGGGTCTCAGGCAGCTGAATGCGAGTGTTGTACTGTGGTAGTTTCCCTGCTATTCTGGCATGGAACTGCAGGggagcataaaaaaaaaaaacaataaaatatcagTAAAGGTTATTTTAtagattacaaaaaataaaatatgacaccCATTCCTACTGTAAACTAAACAGTTAAAATAACATAATGTTTCACCAGTGACACATCTTCAACAAGCCAAAATATAATTACACCAACATGACTAATTATTAGTGTTCCTCACCTCTTCTTCCTCTAACTCCTTCATGAAGGTTGCCAGATCTTTGCCCTGTAGTTCCTCCTTTAGCAGCATCAGTTTCTGGTCAGCCTCAGACATCAGCTGCAGCATGCGTTCTTCCGAGTCTAAAGGCAGCTGTGCTGATGGACCCTTCATCTGCCAAAAACCATGGAAAATACTTATAATAATGATATGTATAATCTCTGCtcagttacatttatttcatgaataCATCCCTGAAAGGTAAAAACATTTCCTTAATCACAAACCACAGAGAAAACATCTATGGTCCCTTTTAATGAATAATTCttatacattaccattcaaaatgggggcagatttcagatttcattttttgaaaataaattaatacttttattaagtaaggacaaaataaatgttaaaaattgaaacatttataatgttacaaaatatttctatttcaaataaatgctgtgcttttcaattttctattcattataataatccaaatataatatttctaCACAAATATtatgcacaactgtttttaacactgataataagaaaagtttttagcaattattagaatgatttctaaaggatcatgtgacactgaagactgaagtaatggctgctgaaaattcagctttgcatcacaggaataaattaaatttttaaatacaggtgctggtcatataattagaatatcatcaaaaagttgatttatttcactaattccattcaaaaagtgaaacttgtatattatattcattcattacacacagactgatatatttcaaatgtttatttcttttaattttgatgattagagcttacagctcatgaaagtcaaaaatcagtatctcaaaatattagaatatttacatttgagtttcaataaatgaccatccctacagtacaaattccgggtatctcttgttctttgaaaccataataatggagaagactgctgacttgacaatgatccagaagacgaacattgacgccctccacaaacagggtaagtcacagaaggtcattactgaaaggtgtggctgtttacagagtgctgtatcaaagcatattaaatgcaaagttgactggaaggaataatttgggtaggaaaaggtgcacaagcaacaaggatgactgcaagcttgagaatactgtcaagcaaagctgattcaaacacttgtgagagcttcacaaggagtgaactgaagctggagtcagtgcatcaagagtcaccacgctcagacgtcttcaggaaaagggctaccaagccacttctgaaccagagacaacgtcagacgtgtcttaactgggctgtggagaaaaagaactggactgttgctcagtggtccaaagtcctcttttcagatgaaagtaaattttgcatttcatttggaaatcaaggtcccagagtctggaggaagagtggagaggcacagaatccactTTGCTTGAaatccagtgtaaagtttccacagtctgtgatgatttgggctgccatgtcatctgctggtgttggtccactgtgttttctgaagtccacagtcaacgcagcaatctaccaggaaattttagagcacttcatgcttccttctgctgacaagctttatggagatgctgatttaatttttcaacaggacttggcacctgcacacagtgccaaagcaaccagtatctggtttaaggaccatggtatccctgttcttaattggcccgcaaactcgcctgaccttaaccccatagaaaatctatggggtattgtgaagaggaagatgcgatatgccagacccaattTCTGAGATaatgaatttgggattttccttagttgtcagttataatcatcaaaattaaaagaaataaacatttgaaatatatcagtctgtgtgtaatgaatgaatataatatacaagtttcactttttgaatggaattagtgaaataaatcaactttttgatgatattctaattatatgaccagcacctgtacattaaaatagaaaactgttattttaaattatacaaatatatcacaatattattgttttactgtgtttttgatctaAAAATGCAGCCGTCATaggcataagagacttttaaaaacatctaaaaaatcttaccgacccaaaacttttgaacagtagtatacaTACCAGTATGATGTACTATTAAACATACTGTAACTTTCAGAAGTTCTTTACCagaattaaaatacattcattaaaCTGCAACTGTATGTAGTATTAATACTCATTTGACATGCAAATAGGTTAGTCAATCATAACAGAGTCCTTAAATGTACTTTCACTAACAGCCTGTTTCGATTTAAGGGTCAGAGAGGGTGGAAAAGgtcaaataaattacaaataaatgaaactgcTATTGGTGTACGAAACTTTgactaacattataaatggacctcaggcaagaaaaaaaaaggtatggCCCCTTTAAGTTCTAGGAAACGACATAGAAATCTAAAATTCTTAGAAACCTTCTATTAAAAACACATCATTAACCAGGTGACGAAAAGGCATGTTTTGTGGAGCATGTTTAACGTATTTGACAGAATTCAATAGTACCAGGGGTATGGGCTGTAGTTTGTCACTGAGCTGCTGCACTCCTGCTTTGACGGTGTTTAATGTATGTGTGAGTCTCTCCAGGCCATCTTTAGCTGTATCACGATGCTGCTGCTCCTGCTGCTGGTCATTCTCACAGTCCTGCAGTATCTGTCGGACGCTGAACAATCAAAAAGAGAATTAGAGAGCTAACCGATGACAATAAAGTTATTATATCATGCCAttgagaaaatgtaatggttagACCAGAGCATTCAGTCACAATAACAGAGCGTGTCAAGTGATACTGAAGTATTCATACAGAATACAATGTCTGCTCTCACCTTGAGAATTCAGTTTCTCGTGAGTATTTTACATCCTGATACTGAGTCTGTGACATATTCCTCTCTTCCTTCAGTTCAAGCAGCATTCTCTCATTTTCTGCCTTCATCTTCTCCAAATGCTCCTGTGTCTCTCCCTGAGAGATAAACCTGTCCACTATTTCCTATTATAAGAGATATCATGAATAAACATTGCTCAACACAAGAACTTCTTACCCGAACATTAAAGAAtctatatacatttaaaacaatttaaaggtGGTAAATAAAAAAGAGTACTCTTTATGGGTTTAATCCTGTAAAGCCTGTCGTttgaaataatctttttttttttttattgaagctttagacaaaatattaaataagtttgttgatgtgtttttgttgactgtcatatttgatacatcaggcttttatggctcatatagtatgatatagtgagaatatgtAGGTCATATTTAAGGAGGAAAAACACCTCAATTTTATTTAGAAGCCTAAAccgagcaaaaatatgcaatttggtacattcctgatatttatatggccaaaaattaAGAAGAAATTCTGACAGCATGTAATGTAAATCCATGAGAACTTTAACAGTATAACAGACTACTTAGGCTATTTGTTACCCACATTCTAACATGaattttctcaaaaaacaaaacaaaagtgctGTATAGACGTAAACCTAAATTGCATCAGTCGTAAAATATTACTATCAATATAAaaaagttttgatcatgttaataaatttgtatatcaaatatgatacagtaggcttCGTAGGGTTAATACTGTCTGCCCTCACCTGTGAGTCTGTGACTCCAGTGGCCTCTTTGGCGTGCTGGAAAGCTTCCTCAAAAGTAGAGATggattcttcttcttcttctaatGTGGTGGGAGTGCGCGGGGCCTCACTGCTCAGCTCATCAGGGTTCATGGTTGCCCACTGGGGCTGGATGTGTCAGATGGAAGGGGAATGGAGGAGGGACGGTTGGTTAAACTTGACAAAAATGATCTAAGAGACTTACTTTTGGCCAAACGGAGAAGGCAAAAATATTTGGGTTAGCAACACGCTATCACCAAGCTCTATTTAAATCAGTTGCAGTCTCCTGTGCGCTTCAAATACTGTAAGAAGTGCTTTGAGTATAACACATATTTTTATGCTATTAGAGTGTTGCATTGCTAGCTGTATTATAGTTGCTGTAAATGTAATTGCAGCAGATGATGCTCACTCTTCTCTTCATCCTCTCTGCCTGAGCCATCCTCTCCTCCGCCTGCTTCTTGTAGCGGGAGAggattttctctctttctctgcgcTCTCTGTACACCTGCTCCTCCTGAAGCTGCAGCTCAGcctggaaacacacacacattactatCAGCCATCATATTTGGATGACCTTTACTTTGGCATacttacacacatgctatatTATCTCGTGAAATTTTTCAATTATTCATTAAATGCTTTGTCTTTACCTTGGCTGCATCCTTGAACAGGAGAACGTTGTTGTTCATGACCTGTAGGTCTCTAAGCACTTGTGTCTGCCAATAGACTTCTGTCTCCATCTTGTCCAGCTGAGGTTGAAATGTAAGACTCTCTTCCTGAAGAAACACAACAGAGTATAATTAGAAACGTCCATTAGAAACGTCAGTGGGATTGGTAGGATGTTTCTGAAAGTCTCTtgtgcttaccaaggctgcatttatttgatcaagaatacagtaaaaacagtaaatgatATTGTAACATATTTAagtaattgcataaataattgCTTTCTTTTTCCCCATTACCTTTATGAGGTATGGTGCTTTATACACAACATTGTGGGTTTATTGTGCTGTGTCTTTAGCTGTGTTACTGCTCTGATACCTGTAGGTGCTCCTTCAGTTTGCGGTATCCTCGCGTTATGTGCACTGCTTCGTGGTATTTCAGCTGTGATTTCTCCAAACTGTTTTCCATAATCCGCAGTTTCTATACAACAggtacacaataataataaatattttttaagattcATCAACGTTCATTCAAAATGcccaggacaaaaaaaaaagacaatttctACCTTTTCCTCCTCTCCTTTCTGGGTGTCAGGCAGAGGGCTATTGTTCTGTGGCTTCAGTATCAGGAGCTTCAAGTCCTCTAAATGCTGCCTCTGTGTCTGAGTGGTGTGTTTCATAGCATTCTGCTTCTTCATTTTATCACACACCTGCTTCTCCAGCACCGTCTGAGCTGCCTGCACAACAAAGATTTCTGTCAATAGTGAGGAGAACCTAATACAACTTTCTGGATCACAAATTATATGCAGGTATTTATGTAACTATGAGCTATTTACTGGGCTCTTCCCAGCAGTGAAAacaagttgttgttgttgttgttttaatttgtagTGAATAACTGGAATAGATGCACTGCACAAAACattcaatttttatattttattttactttttatttgtaGTGAGAAATGTACTGTCCAAAACATTCAGTTATTGTTTCATAAATATTccacatatttttaattagattttttaaaaattgagtaCTTATTAAATCACTCACACATTGATATCCGTAAAGAAATatctcacccaaaaatgaaaatgtgcttaaaATGTACTCGCCTTCAGGCaatctaagatgtagatgagtttgttttgttatatttggagaaatttagcagtACAGTACATctcttgctcaccagtggatcttctgcagtgaatgggtgccgtcagagtccaaatccacaagtaatccacatgactccagtccatcaattaacacctaatgaaataaaaagctgtgtgtttgtaagaaacaaatttatcattaaggtattttaaattttaactgttacttctggccaaaatatgagtccataatccataataactcatcctccagtgaaaaagtccatctcctctTATCACATCAACATCTACCAACACCCGTTTtggaatgttttcttttttcttttttttttaaatggtgcttgatctttgaatttttttctcctgattcagacgagacaaatttttactggagaaaataatattatagatagaggactcgtattttagccagaagcaacagtttgaagttaaaaatgtcttgatggatttatcacaaacacacagctttttacTGCAGACTGGAGTCATATGGATTACTCATcgattattgttttgtttttatctgctgtttggactctcattctgacggcacccattcactgcagaggatccactggcgAGCATGTGAAATActgctaaatttcttcaaatctgttctgatgaagaaacaacctTGGATggcatacattttcatttttgggtgaactattccttccaGGAAAAACCATTTAACCTCACCTTCACAGACATGTTCCTGAAAGATTCCTTCTCCATCCCATGGCCTTGAAAAACATCCTTGATAACTTGTTCATCTCCCTGGACACCATGACCAATATATGCATCAATACATATGTTCAACCTATACTTTAAATGATggcttaattttaatattacttatGTGTTTTATGACCTCAAGCTGTTTCTTGTGCAGGATTGCATTCTCAAGTCTCATCTGCAGGATAGTTTCTATGTTCTTGGCAGACTGTGAGTTTTCGATATGCGCTATTGAATAGTCTCCATCTAGTGGACAGTAGGGAAAAAAACCATTCATCGAGCAAAACGAGAAGTTGAGTGTAATGTGCACCATTAAATTTCTGTAAACAATTTTATTGAGCTCTTtgcttcatttaaaattaatacaaaggTATTAAACCGTTACAAAACTACTTGAAGAGTTGCAAAAGCCTCTAACttaagtgccgtctgaaatttctTTCTAAAATGAGCAGTTTTATCAAGCCCCTATATATTtctgttcagttatttcactttaattgcatagaaaaggaactatacattgccattaccattacagtaaaaatgctgaacctaaacataggagcctgataaaaatgctcattttagatgaaaatttcagacagcACTTAACGTTAGAGGcctttgcatctgaactcttcactTATTCAATAAATCCAAGTTGACTGCTTTCATCCTCGAGAATATATAATTaatgatgaaaataataataaagcaatgTAAACATTACTCCACTACTTCCtcaatattactgaatatataACGTTAATCACGTTTTAAGTTAACTTGACTGCTTCAGCTTAAACGGTGAAATCCACAATAAAACTTACTCAGAAGATGAATTTTTCTTTGGAGCTCCGAAATTTCATCATTTGTAGGGGGCTCGATGTCCTCTGAGACAGATGTGGCGggcatttttataaacatttattatattggTGTTTATAGGTGGATTTCTTTCCCCACTATCGCCTTTCACTCAAGAGCCTCGTTTGTGTTTTCGACTGGTTGCCTAGTAACTGAACTACATTGTATCCGGAAGTTgtctcatgaatattaagttaCGTACCTTTACGCCCGGAAAATAATACGACATTACGTTCATGgcctaattaatatttattagttcTCCCCATTTCACATCATAGAATTAATTTACACTCCGCAACAAACAATACATGTAGGAACACAAAAATGGCTACGTCCAACGGACGCACTGAAAAACACTGCAGAAACATATCAAAATGAGATTTCATTATATTCAAACTTTGTTAGGTATAAAAATTGTTATCATTAACACTGTCATCACGAGAGTAGGCCTAATGCATTTAAAGTAATTCAGTAACCGATATTCAAAGGAAactaaaaaaacatattaagaCAGTTGTGCTTAGTCTAATAAAgcataatatatacaaatacaatCCCATGTAataagcaaaaacaaaagtaacaaATATGCAACACTTCTGGCTGTAATGACTGGTATTACTCACTGGTGCCTGAGCTATAAAATCAGTGCAAGTATGGCAAATCTCTCTATTTTTCTCAAATCTTTCCTTCGTCCACTGTTTTCACCCCGTCATTGGACTTCTTGAGGATGGACAGCAGTCTCTCTGGCATGAAGTATGGTCTGTCCGCTGTGCCATCATTGCGTTCCAGATCCTCCACTGTTGGAATAATTTAGGTTGAgacgggaaaaaaaaaaaaaaatagcatgaaCTTAATATGAAACATGTGCCAAAAAGTATAAATGGCATCAATAGTTGCAGCGCcttgaaagcaaaaaaaaaaaaggcttgaGATCTCAACAAAGAGATAGTTTGATTTATTAAAGCACTGGGAGATCACATTACCAGCATGCAAAGATTGAGAAAAGTGAAGCACAGAGGTAGAAAAAGAGGCAACAGAGTGGCAAACAGCGACAAATATCAGGCATTGAAAAGGTTGCAATCTGTCAATACAATAACCTGGCACAGCAGACCAAAATAGAAGGGTGTcgttacattttttgtttcgtttttaaGTTGACTTGCTTTCGGtggcatttttaaatgttttgttcatctGCACCATAAAATTATCACATTAGgcataaaattaacaaaattttcaaatacatttgcaCAAATTCTTACAAAATGACATTGTTTGGTCTTGGCTGGTATCACTGTAAacagattttttgttgttgttgttgctgtaaACATAGCGATGCTGCAAAATCTTTTTGCATTCTTCAATATGATTAAGACATTGATAAGTAACGATATTTAGGCACAAGTCAAGCACCTACATTACACTTTTATATGTCCTTACATTAAAACGTTCtacataaaacacaaacacagtcaCATTCTACAAGTGCTATGTAGGCATATCTAATGGGGTTTAGGTCCACATAATCAATTGTCATTCAAACAGCTCATACTTCGAGTACAAGCCTGTTTCTGTCCAATTTTGTGTCATGCCATTCATTATGACCAGTGATTATTGATTAAGAGGCAGTTCTCaaaattgattgattgagtAAACATTATGACGCAAATGAAGGAGGTACTTTCCAATGTATACTAATGGCTTATCAAAGCCACCAAAGTGCACCAGTTCCCAAATCAGTAGGCTTCTCTGAAACGTTTCACAACTCCACTTTCCGTTGTCCAGCTACTCCTGAGGGGTGAGCAGGGTCTCGCTCTCTTGAGGTCCGTTTTCTTGAGGCTTCGGTTCCTCTGGTTCCTGTTCTGGTTGGTTCTCGGCCTGTGGTGGTTCTGCTTGAGGTTGGGCCACCTGCTCCTCCTTGTCCTCAGCGTCCACCTCTTGGGGGCCATTTTGTTGTGGGGTCACTTGTGGAGGTTCAGGCTCTTGGGTTGTAACCTGCTCTTCGGGTTTCTCCTCGTCGGCTGCGGGTGCCTCTGGAGGTTGTGTTTCTTGGGGCGGCTCTTCAACGTACGTCTCCTGGTTTAGTGGTGTCTCTTCTTCCTGCTCCTGCTTTAGGACGCCCTGCTCTTTAAGCTGCACCTCTCCATTCTCCTGCAGCGGGATTTCCTCCTCGGCTTGCACCTGTATGACGGGTACCTCGACACGGTCCGTCTCCTCTGAGTTTTTTTCAATTGACAAAATCTGGTGCAGCTCGGGGGACATGAAAAACGGTTTGTCGGAGGAACCGTCATTTCTCTCCAGATCTTCGCcttgagttttttttgtttgcgtgtgattgttattttgaaatgttagtGTTTTGACAAAGCACGTAGCAGAAAGGAGCATTAGGATATGATTGGACAAAATCATGttgaagagagaaaaagagagagaaagaaggaaATGGTTAGACATGAAGCAAGCCAAAAGCCCCGGTAAGCATTTGTGATATGCAGATATGTCAACAGTGAGTCTCACAAGTGAAATCCCAGTCATTTTCTCCATACAGAAACGTCTCAAAGACAAACCATGAGCTCTGAGGAAACAATGATATGTGCTTCTGTAGAAGCCATAAATATGATTTCAAAGAAACGTGTTTAATAGCCAATTGAGAATTACATAACCTACGTCCTGAAAAAagctccaccaatcagagaagccgctgttaccatggaaatgggAATGAGCAGTGATTGCCCACTCCTATGAATCAGTGTGGATGACAAAATCGGTTTTCTCTACACTCATGATATGGTTATATCATGGTATGATATAACTTGTATGTATGGTATATATGATCTGGTATATAACATATATGTGACCTATATGTcaaatttttttgaaattgagattgaataaataagctttccattgatgtatggtttgtaaggataggataatatttggccgagatacaactagggtaaacgtacccattaagcacacttccatttttgaacTCAgattatcaaaagaaaaaattatttattatcctacttgatgtcttaaccaattgatgtgtgtgttactatatacctcctgtaatttcaagtcaatcagaccATTTCACACTGAGACGTGTGTTCACACTGgcagccattttgaaagctgtctgaaaactttcaccaaaagaggagccccttaaatgtgcattttttgtttaagcctttattttgggcaagtttcactacttactgtaaaattaagagattaccattcagacttttgcatattataacctggaacttggatgtgggaaataattacattagatccaaaagatagttttagcaacacagcgcagatgctgCAGAACActgttagctgactagctgtataagattgtgtgctacgctaacatattacttcacaggcatcaCTGGCttttacttttacatccataatatcataaattgacagtttattgctggtctgtgatTTTAAACTGCTGTAATTTTtgaagatttcatattattgtaaggtgagcttaaaatttcatagatattgttaataatagttgttcatattaaaatgtgtgaacttaatacatgacctagattatttatttagcaaaatcttgtcattttattacatgaaatgtatttaaaattgttgctgctccaattaagctcagtgtgctctctttaagctcttccacattgaacatctatgtaaatactccataaacagactttacatGCAGTATTAACTGATGATCGTCACTTTAAGTTCATCgttataaaatgattaataacttattttaacaGCTTTAAGATGGCAAAATTGAGCATAGCTATAGTTTATGCCCTAAGATGAAAGAGGCATGTCGTCCATTCAAAGAAGGAGCAACCTGTCATATCTGTCCAGAAAAAAAGCGACCAAAGGTTGGAATGCGctacatgacttttaaaatgtgaacagatttttaaaacactaggcttCATACACTTACTGACTTtgtaaattttagtttttttgaatATGTGTTACTTCGCTGAAGGTGGACTAGTATAGAAGTTGAGATGtgcttaaattaaattacacttcaatatgaatatataactgatcaaattgaatgccttgttgcttgattttagtgttttttttcttttcttgtgattgactttgtaccttcaaataaatcatttttcaattattctttaaaaaggttgtttaaaataaacaagattttaataaaacatgatgtgagcttaatgggaacaggggtgtgcttaaagatgtacccattaagcacaaccagactttttgcatttaatgatgtatatcttacaataaaactaaatatgtttatgtgagagattaatattttattttgacataactttttgtaccgAAACTAATATCCTGTGCACTAAAAATGCCTCagtgtagattttggtgagcttaataggtacgtttaccctatttgaaaatctggaatcttgAGGGTCCAGAAAAATCAAAAtgttgagaaaatcgcctttaaatttgtcaattaagttcttagcaacacatattactaatcaaaaattaagatttgatatatttatggtaggaaatttacaaaatatcttaatggaacatgatctttacttaatatcctaaatgatttttgcataaaagaaaaatcgataattttgacccatacaatgtattgttggctattgctacaaatatacccgtaaTACATATGACTGGATTTGTggtattttataatttcatattataCTGTCTTTTCTGAATCAATTGCCATCTTTCACAAAGCTTCATTGGATGAATAGTTCATTCCCTCATACACAAACTGAAAAAAGCATAAGACTGAATATGTATTTACTTTGTTTGTAATACTGCAATGTGTCTCAGAGCTGGTTGGTGTGCTTCAAGGTTTGGAActctattaattttttttttttttaagaatatagAGAAAATGAATGTGGAATCCAGAGGTCACTGTTGCTCTCTATTGCATTAcagaaaagaacaacatttaaagGAAAGGAAAGAAGGCTGTTTGAGTGCTGCATATGTGCTTAGCTGTTGAAGTTGAGCAATAAAAGTTGAACATCTGTGAACACCCAATAAAAATCTAACACAACAGCTGCTATTATCAGAACTGTTGTTTTGTTACTCAACCAACAAATTGACAACTTATGTTTTTTCCTTCATTACGTATTATCtcctgaaataaataaagctgcTTCACACTTACAGAAACAGAGGAAGAGTGT
It encodes the following:
- the odad3 gene encoding coiled-coil domain-containing protein 151, with protein sequence MFIKMPATSVSEDIEPPTNDEISELQRKIHLLNGDYSIAHIENSQSAKNIETILQMRLENAILHKKQLEGDEQVIKDVFQGHGMEKESFRNMSVKAAQTVLEKQVCDKMKKQNAMKHTTQTQRQHLEDLKLLILKPQNNSPLPDTQKGEEEKKLRIMENSLEKSQLKYHEAVHITRGYRKLKEHLQEESLTFQPQLDKMETEVYWQTQVLRDLQVMNNNVLLFKDAAKAELQLQEEQVYRERREREKILSRYKKQAEERMAQAERMKRRPQWATMNPDELSSEAPRTPTTLEEEEESISTFEEAFQHAKEATGVTDSQEIVDRFISQGETQEHLEKMKAENERMLLELKEERNMSQTQYQDVKYSRETEFSSVRQILQDCENDQQQEQQHRDTAKDGLERLTHTLNTVKAGVQQLSDKLQPIPLMKGPSAQLPLDSEERMLQLMSEADQKLMLLKEELQGKDLATFMKELEEEEFHARIAGKLPQYNTRIQLPETQKQDFFDDEEDSGVDDGDVTNRVALKHQSQSIIDANTRRKTRIKKRKGQL